Proteins encoded by one window of Rutidosis leptorrhynchoides isolate AG116_Rl617_1_P2 chromosome 7, CSIRO_AGI_Rlap_v1, whole genome shotgun sequence:
- the LOC139858751 gene encoding amino acid transporter AVT3B-like yields the protein MNNNDKPSSSSNANRTLPKEDSPLLGHSDHLSSTPKTFANVFIAIVGAGVLGLPYTFMQTGWITGFLMIFVVAGVVYRGMMLLIQTRKKLESPLSYSKINSFGDLGFAVCGPIGRLSVDIMIIASQAGFCVGYLIFISNTLANLFHTTGNESRNYLKASGYIMGMKAKTFYVWSCFPFQLGLNAIPTLTLLAPLSIFADIVDLGAMSVVMVEDVMVMLKNTMNVRAFGSFSMFCYGLGVALFSFEGVGMALPLESEAKDKKKFGSILYWAMMFIATMYGLFGVLGYFAFGENTRDIVTANMGKGLLSCLVQLGLCVNLFFTFPLMMHPVYEVMERRYWEGRYCLWMRWALVMMVSLVALFVPNFTDFLSLVGSSTCCILGLVLPALFHYIAFKNDLSKEELMWDLGMIVLGVILGVLGTWFSLIQILF from the coding sequence ATGAACAATAATgacaaaccatcatcatcatcaaacgctAATCGTACCTTACCAAAAGAAGACTCACCTCTTCTCGGACACTCAGATCATTTATCATCAACACCTAAAACATTCGCTAACGTTTTCATCGCAATTGTTGGTGCAGGCGTTCTTGGGCTTCCGTACACGTTCATGCAAACCGGTTGGATTACTGGTTTCCTCATGATATTCGTTGTAGCGGGTGTAGTTTATCGTGGCATGATGTTGTTAATTCAAACAAGAAAAAAACTTGAATCTCCACTTTCGTATTCCAAAATAAATTCATTTGGTGATCTTGGTTTCGCAGTTTGTGGGCCTATTGGTCGTTTATCAGTCGATATAATGATCATTGCATCACAAGCTGGTTTTTGTGTCGGATATCTTATATTCATTAGTAATACTTTAGCAAATTTGTTTCATACAACCGGAAACGAATCAAGAAACTATTTGAAAGCGAGTGGGTACATTATGGGAATGAAAGCGAAAACTTTTTACGTATGGAGTTGTTTTCCATTCCAATTAGGACTAAATGCAATTCCAACGTTAACTTTGTTAGCACCTTTGAGTATTTTTGCGGATATTGTTGATCTTGGTGCAATGAGCGTTGTGATGGTGGAGGATGTCATGGTTATGTTAAAAAACACGATGAATGTGCGCGCATTTGGGAGTTTTTCGATGTTTTGTTATGGTCTTGGGGTTGCTTTGTTTTCTTTTGAAGGGGTTGGAATGGCATTACCTTTGGAATCAGAAGCAAAAGACAAAAAGAAATTTGGTAGTATTTTGTATTGGGCTATGATGTTTATTGCAACAATGTATGGTTTATTTGGAGTTTTAGGCTATTTTGCTTTTGGTGAAAATACAAGGGATATTGTTACTGCAAATATGGGTAAAGGTTTACTTAGTTGTTTAGTGCAATTAGGACTATGTGTGAATTTATTTTTTACATTTCCATTAATGATGCATCCTGTTTATGAAGTTATGGAAAGAAGGTATTGGGAAGGAAGGTATTGTTTATGGATGAGATGGGCTTTGGTTATGATGGTGAGTTTAGTGGCACTTTTCGTGCCGAATTTTACAGATTTTTTGTCACTAGTTGGAAGTAGTACTTGTTGTATTTTGGGGTTGGTGTTGCCTGCTTTGTTTCATTATATTGCATTTAAGAATGATTTGAGTAAGGAGGAACTTATGTGGGATTTGGGGATGATTGTTTTGGGTGTTATTCTTGGTGTATTGGGGACTTGGTTTTCTTTGATACAAATACTTTTTTAA